One Candidatus Nitrososphaera evergladensis SR1 genomic window carries:
- the carA gene encoding glutamine-hydrolyzing carbamoyl-phosphate synthase small subunit — MLEDGIVFSGIGFGYPSEIAGEVVFNTGMVGYTETLTDPSYRGQILCMTYPLVGNYGVPSFDVKDEYGLPKFFESDRIQVKALLIHDLSDVASHWSCVKTLDQWLYEQKIPGIYGIDTRELTKKLRVHGVMMGAIAVSDKGPVDDARMRKLVSGAKYEGLNFMPEVSTSKPQEYGDKDRPCVVLLDTGTKYSIIRNIIRTGFRVVRMPWDAPYEQIMSYDPKGVVISNGPGDPKVCTSTIKTATKLIKTSTPTLGICLGNQILALAGGADTYKLKFGHRGQNKPCVDLRNMQSYVTSQNHGYGIDPESLDGTGFKVWFANADDDTVEGIEHSSKPVIAVQFHPEASPGPYDCMFVFDRFKQIIDAGGRITDGVKAREKPKKKVTAEKKKKTTRKKEGRKVAKR, encoded by the coding sequence ATGCTTGAAGACGGCATTGTTTTTTCCGGGATTGGTTTTGGCTATCCGTCAGAGATAGCAGGCGAAGTCGTTTTCAACACAGGGATGGTCGGCTACACGGAAACCCTGACAGACCCGTCGTACAGGGGGCAGATCCTCTGCATGACTTATCCCCTTGTAGGCAACTATGGCGTGCCTAGCTTTGATGTCAAGGACGAATACGGGCTTCCAAAGTTCTTCGAGTCTGACAGGATACAGGTCAAGGCGCTGCTGATTCACGATTTATCAGACGTTGCAAGCCACTGGAGCTGCGTCAAGACGCTTGACCAGTGGCTGTACGAGCAAAAGATACCCGGCATTTACGGAATCGACACGCGCGAGCTTACAAAAAAGCTGCGCGTGCACGGCGTCATGATGGGCGCAATAGCGGTGTCTGACAAGGGGCCGGTGGATGACGCAAGGATGAGAAAACTCGTGTCAGGCGCAAAATACGAGGGCCTCAACTTTATGCCAGAGGTATCGACATCCAAGCCGCAAGAGTACGGCGACAAGGACAGGCCGTGCGTCGTGCTCCTTGACACCGGCACGAAATACAGCATCATCCGCAACATAATCCGCACCGGCTTCCGCGTAGTGCGTATGCCGTGGGATGCTCCGTACGAACAGATAATGTCGTACGACCCAAAAGGAGTTGTCATTAGCAACGGGCCGGGCGACCCCAAGGTCTGTACAAGCACGATAAAGACGGCAACGAAACTGATAAAAACGTCAACTCCAACGCTTGGGATATGCCTTGGCAATCAGATCCTTGCGCTTGCAGGTGGCGCTGACACTTACAAACTAAAGTTTGGCCACAGGGGCCAGAACAAGCCCTGCGTGGACCTGCGCAACATGCAGTCATACGTCACGAGCCAGAACCACGGCTATGGCATCGATCCAGAGAGCCTAGACGGCACGGGATTCAAGGTGTGGTTTGCAAACGCCGACGACGACACGGTGGAAGGAATAGAGCATTCAAGCAAGCCGGTGATAGCCGTGCAGTTCCACCCCGAGGCGTCGCCGGGGCCCTACGACTGCATGTTCGTGTTTGACAGGTTCAAGCAGATAATCGACGCCGGCGGCAGAATCACGGACGGCGTCAAGGCAAGAGAAAAACCAAAGAAAAAAGTAACTGCGGAAAAGAAGAAGAAAACAACAAGAAAAAAGGAGGGGAGAAAAGTCGCCAAGAGATGA
- a CDS encoding isocitrate/isopropylmalate dehydrogenase family protein, translating into MARYVISLIRGDGIGPEQTAAAKKILETISDNTSTKFKINEVEAGDAALAKHGKALPEFSVDTIKNSQACLKGPVGESAADVIIVLRRMFDLYANVRPAKSYPNIPALSPKVDMVMVRENTEDVYLGWEFNADPGTVVALRITSEKASRRIAEYAFKTAMMRDNKRKVVAVHKANVMRKGDGLFASVCREVAKKYPKIQYGELYVDAASMNLIRNPEQFDVIVTTNLFGDILSDEAAQVVGGLGMGPAANIGEGFALFEPVHGAAFDIAGRNAANPSSILLSAKMMLEWLADRHKDKKAAEQGARIEEAIVSLLKQGKKTKDIGGRLSTTEFTDLVAKEMFS; encoded by the coding sequence TTGGCAAGGTACGTCATTTCGCTCATCAGAGGGGACGGAATAGGACCCGAGCAGACAGCGGCCGCTAAAAAGATCCTCGAAACAATAAGCGACAATACTTCGACAAAATTCAAAATAAACGAGGTCGAGGCAGGCGACGCGGCCCTTGCCAAACACGGAAAGGCCCTTCCAGAGTTTTCGGTCGACACCATCAAGAACTCGCAGGCGTGCCTGAAAGGGCCGGTGGGCGAAAGCGCGGCTGACGTCATCATCGTTCTGAGGCGCATGTTTGACCTTTATGCGAACGTCAGACCGGCCAAGTCGTACCCGAACATCCCGGCTCTTTCTCCAAAAGTAGACATGGTCATGGTGAGGGAGAACACGGAGGACGTCTACCTTGGATGGGAGTTCAACGCCGACCCGGGCACTGTAGTTGCGCTAAGGATCACGTCGGAAAAGGCGTCAAGGAGGATTGCCGAGTACGCGTTCAAGACGGCAATGATGCGCGACAACAAGCGAAAAGTAGTGGCGGTGCACAAGGCAAACGTGATGCGCAAGGGCGACGGGCTCTTTGCGTCGGTGTGCAGAGAAGTCGCCAAAAAGTACCCCAAGATACAATACGGCGAGCTCTATGTCGATGCGGCATCGATGAACCTCATCCGCAACCCGGAACAATTCGACGTAATAGTCACCACAAACCTCTTTGGCGACATTTTGTCTGACGAGGCCGCGCAGGTTGTAGGCGGCCTTGGCATGGGCCCGGCGGCAAACATTGGCGAAGGCTTTGCGCTCTTTGAGCCGGTTCACGGCGCGGCGTTTGACATAGCCGGCAGAAACGCCGCAAATCCGTCGTCGATCCTGCTTTCCGCCAAGATGATGCTTGAATGGCTCGCCGACAGGCACAAGGACAAAAAAGCGGCAGAGCAGGGCGCCCGCATAGAGGAGGCCATAGTCAGCCTGCTAAAGCAGGGCAAAAAGACCAAAGACATTGGAGGCAGGCTGTCCACCACAGAGTTTACGGATCTCGTGGCAAAAGAGATGTTTTCCTAG
- a CDS encoding 2-isopropylmalate synthase, which produces MSGEEKVRIFDTTLRDGEQSPGVTVTPEQKVHIAQKLDELGVDAIEAGFPVVSTGEMYAVKTIANSGLKAEVCGLARAVDADIDAAIKCDLKYVHTFIATSDIHMQYKLKMTRDQVLERAVHAVEYAKKHGLRVEFSAEDATRSDRAFLIKVFSAVAQAGADRVDIPDTVGYAKPQDITELVREVKEATRLPISMHCHDDFGLAVANSIAGINAGAVCAHVTINGLGERAGNASLEEFVMALQCLYQKKHNINTQLLYETSKFVSNTMGIIVQPNKAIIGENAFGHESGIHTHGVLNNPLTYEPISPELVGRKRWLQAGKHAGAHGIRAMLEEFGINPTEEQLHAIVEKQKDIADKGKAITTSELLTIAGEVMHNSQFEERFKLYDFHILTGMNIIPTAVVRLNAEGKDLLASDTGVGPVDAALKAIQKIASDVASIKIREYRLDSISGGSDALAEVSVKVEDKNGNIVSARKANEDIVVASVEALMDAINKVLLKKVLYSKS; this is translated from the coding sequence TTGAGCGGCGAAGAAAAGGTAAGGATTTTTGACACCACCCTCCGTGACGGAGAACAGTCGCCGGGCGTGACGGTGACTCCGGAGCAAAAGGTGCACATTGCACAAAAACTTGATGAGCTAGGAGTAGACGCAATCGAGGCGGGATTTCCAGTGGTGTCGACAGGCGAGATGTACGCCGTCAAGACGATAGCAAACTCTGGGCTAAAGGCAGAAGTCTGCGGCCTTGCGCGCGCAGTTGACGCCGACATTGACGCCGCCATAAAGTGCGACTTGAAGTACGTGCATACGTTTATTGCGACTTCTGACATCCACATGCAGTACAAGCTCAAGATGACTCGCGATCAAGTGCTTGAAAGGGCGGTGCACGCAGTCGAGTACGCCAAAAAGCACGGCCTCAGGGTAGAGTTTTCAGCAGAGGACGCCACGAGGTCCGACAGGGCGTTTTTGATAAAGGTGTTCAGCGCGGTGGCGCAGGCAGGGGCCGACAGGGTCGACATACCCGACACCGTAGGTTATGCAAAGCCTCAAGACATCACCGAGCTTGTCAGGGAAGTCAAGGAGGCGACGAGGTTGCCAATAAGTATGCACTGCCATGACGACTTTGGGCTTGCAGTGGCAAACTCGATAGCAGGCATCAACGCAGGCGCGGTGTGCGCGCACGTCACGATAAACGGCCTTGGCGAGCGTGCAGGCAACGCGTCGCTTGAAGAATTCGTGATGGCGCTCCAGTGCCTCTATCAAAAAAAGCACAACATCAACACGCAGTTGCTCTACGAGACTTCCAAGTTCGTCTCTAACACGATGGGAATCATTGTCCAGCCAAACAAGGCAATCATCGGCGAAAACGCCTTTGGCCACGAGTCTGGCATCCACACCCACGGCGTCCTCAACAACCCGCTCACCTACGAGCCCATAAGCCCCGAACTTGTGGGAAGAAAGCGCTGGCTACAGGCAGGCAAGCACGCCGGCGCGCACGGCATAAGGGCAATGCTTGAAGAGTTTGGCATAAACCCGACTGAGGAGCAGTTGCACGCAATTGTAGAGAAGCAAAAGGACATTGCAGACAAGGGCAAGGCAATAACGACGTCAGAATTGCTCACGATAGCAGGAGAGGTGATGCACAACTCGCAGTTTGAGGAGCGCTTCAAGCTCTATGACTTTCACATCCTCACAGGCATGAACATCATCCCGACAGCAGTCGTCAGGCTCAACGCTGAAGGCAAGGACCTCCTCGCCTCTGACACAGGCGTCGGCCCGGTGGACGCGGCCCTCAAGGCAATCCAAAAGATAGCCTCAGACGTGGCAAGCATCAAGATACGCGAGTACAGGCTCGATTCCATTTCCGGAGGCTCGGACGCTCTTGCAGAAGTGTCAGTCAAGGTGGAAGACAAGAACGGCAACATCGTCTCTGCAAGAAAGGCCAACGAGGACATCGTCGTCGCATCGGTAGAGGCGTTGATGGACGCAATCAACAAGGTGCTCCTGAAAAAGGTGCTCTATTCCAAGAGCTAA
- the ilvN gene encoding acetolactate synthase small subunit, producing the protein MENSNNELYIVSAIVENKPGVLFRVTNLFRARNFNIESITVGTTEQQDLSRMTITTSSDEKTLDQLVKQLRKLIDVVEVKVLDTDKTVYRELALIKMKAVDPTTRSEIMNYANIFRGNILDIGKETITVEITGTPDKIDAFKNLVDQYGITQLARTGVSALPRGVEL; encoded by the coding sequence ATGGAGAACAGCAATAACGAGCTCTACATCGTGTCGGCTATAGTTGAGAACAAACCCGGCGTGCTCTTTCGTGTGACGAACCTTTTCAGGGCGCGCAACTTTAACATCGAATCGATAACCGTAGGCACGACAGAGCAGCAGGACCTTTCACGGATGACGATAACAACCAGCAGCGACGAAAAGACGCTTGACCAGCTTGTAAAGCAGTTGAGAAAGCTGATAGACGTAGTCGAAGTCAAGGTGCTTGACACAGACAAGACTGTGTACCGCGAGCTTGCGCTGATAAAGATGAAGGCAGTCGATCCAACGACAAGAAGCGAGATAATGAACTATGCCAACATCTTTCGGGGCAACATACTTGACATCGGCAAGGAGACTATAACCGTCGAGATAACGGGCACACCCGACAAGATAGATGCCTTTAAGAATCTGGTTGATCAATATGGCATAACACAGTTGGCAAGGACAGGCGTATCGGCGTTGCCAAGAGGAGTTGAACTTTGA
- the ilvB gene encoding biosynthetic-type acetolactate synthase large subunit codes for MVEMTGAKALIHALEKEGVDVVFGLPGGANLPIYDALVGANLRHILVRHEQSAAHMADGYARIKRKSGVCFATSGPGATNIITGLATAHADSIPMVAVTGQVSLPMIGKDAFQETDIIGIANPCTKYSFQPRTPGEIPEVVKKSFYIAESGRPGPVLIDIPKDVQQQSADMRFPDLIKVRGYNPVIDADLSDIGKAVELILKAERPIILAGGGVILSGAFAELQALAELLMIPVVTTFKGKGAFPENHPLAMGPIGMHGHAEANKIIIEADCIIAVGSRFSDRSVGRFDEFGKGMSIIHMDIDPAEIGKNKSVDVAIVGDVKSSLRTLVKLLAKKVTKKDPENPWLRRKQELVQYFAESLKDYPREITAKKSLKKLRELLPAQSIVTTEVGQCQMWASLHFDVIAPGTFFSSTGLGTMGFGFPASIGAKAARPEVPVVDIAGDGSFNMTENSLAVSVIEKLPVIVFLMNNYMLGMVAQWQRTFYNRRYSGVHQHQCPDYVKVAEAYGAQGIRAQSMAELEKAIKTAIKSDVATVIDIPIDPDEDVYPFVAPGSSLKDMITGG; via the coding sequence ATGGTTGAAATGACCGGCGCAAAAGCGTTGATCCATGCCCTTGAGAAGGAGGGCGTAGATGTAGTCTTTGGACTTCCCGGCGGAGCAAACCTCCCGATATACGACGCGCTCGTTGGCGCTAACCTCCGCCACATACTTGTGAGGCACGAGCAGTCTGCCGCGCACATGGCCGACGGCTATGCCAGGATAAAGAGGAAATCCGGCGTGTGCTTTGCCACCTCTGGCCCGGGTGCCACCAACATTATCACCGGCCTTGCCACCGCCCATGCAGATTCCATACCAATGGTCGCAGTGACAGGGCAGGTTTCTTTGCCAATGATAGGCAAGGACGCCTTTCAGGAAACCGACATCATCGGCATTGCAAACCCCTGCACGAAATACTCGTTCCAGCCAAGGACGCCCGGCGAGATTCCAGAAGTCGTGAAAAAGTCATTCTACATTGCTGAGAGCGGAAGGCCCGGCCCCGTGCTTATCGACATTCCAAAAGACGTGCAACAGCAGAGCGCAGACATGAGGTTTCCTGACCTCATCAAGGTGAGGGGCTACAACCCCGTGATAGATGCCGACCTTTCAGATATTGGAAAAGCGGTGGAGCTCATCTTGAAGGCCGAGCGCCCAATCATCTTGGCCGGCGGGGGCGTCATATTGTCAGGCGCGTTTGCCGAGCTCCAGGCGCTTGCAGAACTTCTCATGATACCCGTAGTGACTACGTTCAAGGGCAAGGGTGCGTTCCCCGAGAACCACCCGCTTGCAATGGGTCCGATAGGCATGCACGGCCATGCAGAGGCCAACAAGATAATCATCGAGGCCGACTGCATAATCGCGGTCGGCTCCAGGTTCTCCGACAGGTCGGTGGGCCGCTTTGACGAGTTTGGCAAGGGCATGAGCATCATCCACATGGACATCGACCCTGCAGAGATAGGCAAGAACAAGTCAGTAGACGTTGCAATAGTGGGAGATGTAAAATCGTCATTGCGCACGCTGGTCAAGCTGCTTGCGAAAAAGGTGACAAAGAAGGACCCGGAGAACCCGTGGCTTCGGCGCAAGCAGGAGCTTGTACAGTATTTTGCAGAGAGCCTCAAGGACTACCCCCGCGAGATAACGGCCAAAAAGTCACTCAAGAAATTGCGCGAGCTCTTGCCGGCGCAGTCGATTGTGACCACGGAGGTGGGCCAGTGCCAGATGTGGGCCTCGCTCCACTTTGACGTGATAGCCCCCGGCACGTTCTTTAGCTCGACCGGGCTTGGCACAATGGGCTTTGGATTTCCAGCATCGATAGGGGCCAAGGCGGCAAGGCCCGAAGTGCCGGTGGTAGACATTGCCGGCGACGGCTCGTTTAACATGACTGAAAACTCGCTTGCGGTGTCGGTGATTGAAAAGTTGCCCGTCATAGTCTTCCTCATGAACAACTACATGCTCGGCATGGTGGCGCAGTGGCAGCGCACTTTCTACAACCGCAGGTACAGCGGCGTGCACCAGCACCAGTGCCCTGACTATGTCAAGGTGGCCGAGGCGTACGGCGCGCAGGGGATTCGCGCCCAGTCGATGGCAGAGCTTGAAAAGGCGATAAAGACTGCGATAAAGAGCGACGTTGCAACTGTGATTGACATTCCGATTGACCCAGACGAGGATGTGTACCCGTTCGTGGCGCCAGGGTCAAGCCTCAAGGACATGATAACAGGAGGCTAG
- a CDS encoding YybH family protein has product MTDSTKIRDLIYKYFQIAKSKEIEHIPAFFAERFTKFGDSPPYDLRDADRALMLEQLQFASISDYDFKINDLKIEIVAGEVAIATFALESTGIIVDDYSFRGTAINNKSRVTIMFQKDKKKEEWKMLHQHFSRMPS; this is encoded by the coding sequence GTGACGGATTCTACTAAAATCAGGGACCTGATTTACAAATATTTCCAGATAGCCAAGAGCAAGGAGATCGAGCATATACCCGCCTTTTTTGCAGAACGATTCACAAAGTTTGGCGACTCGCCACCGTACGACCTGCGCGACGCTGACAGGGCGCTCATGCTGGAGCAGCTACAGTTTGCAAGCATCTCTGACTATGATTTCAAGATAAACGACCTAAAGATCGAAATAGTGGCGGGCGAAGTCGCAATCGCGACGTTTGCGTTAGAGAGCACCGGCATCATTGTCGACGACTATAGTTTCCGCGGGACTGCAATCAACAACAAGTCCCGCGTCACAATCATGTTTCAAAAGGACAAAAAGAAAGAAGAGTGGAAGATGCTCCACCAGCACTTTTCCAGAATGCCTAGCTAG
- the lsrF gene encoding 3-hydroxy-5-phosphonooxypentane-2,4-dione thiolase, with translation MDWGMKNRLSKIIRPQDGRCLMLAVDHGYFLGPTERLENAAETIAPLLPYADSLMLTRGILRNCVPAERDIPIVLRVSGGTSIIGEDLSKETITTSIEEAIKLNVSCLALSIFVGSKYEHQTLASLGKLVDEGEKYGIPVLAVTAVGKEMGRDARYLGLACRVAAELGAHVVKTYYCDNFEKVVEACPVPLVVAGGKKLPEMDALKLAHDSVTHGASGVDMGRNIWQSDYPVAMVKAVKAIVHGKADVKEAYDVFLREREKSKAKEPQKIVKAISRSADFD, from the coding sequence ATGGACTGGGGAATGAAAAACCGCCTTTCAAAGATAATTCGCCCTCAAGACGGCCGCTGCCTCATGCTTGCAGTCGACCACGGCTACTTCCTTGGCCCCACGGAGCGCCTGGAAAATGCTGCCGAGACCATAGCCCCACTTCTCCCGTACGCTGATTCTCTCATGCTTACCCGGGGGATTTTGCGCAACTGTGTTCCTGCAGAGCGAGACATACCAATAGTGCTTCGCGTCTCTGGCGGGACGAGCATCATCGGCGAGGACCTGTCAAAGGAGACGATAACGACTTCCATCGAGGAAGCAATCAAGCTTAACGTGTCGTGTCTTGCGCTTTCAATATTTGTCGGAAGCAAGTACGAGCACCAGACACTGGCAAGCCTTGGCAAGCTCGTCGACGAGGGAGAAAAGTACGGCATCCCTGTCCTTGCGGTCACCGCGGTGGGAAAAGAGATGGGCCGCGACGCCCGCTACCTGGGCCTTGCGTGCAGGGTCGCGGCAGAGCTAGGCGCGCATGTTGTAAAAACGTACTATTGCGACAACTTTGAGAAAGTCGTCGAGGCGTGCCCCGTCCCGCTAGTGGTGGCAGGAGGCAAAAAGCTGCCTGAGATGGACGCGCTAAAGCTTGCTCACGACTCGGTCACCCATGGCGCGTCAGGAGTCGACATGGGCAGAAACATCTGGCAGTCTGATTACCCCGTTGCCATGGTAAAGGCAGTCAAGGCAATCGTGCACGGCAAGGCAGACGTCAAGGAGGCTTATGACGTGTTCCTGCGCGAGCGCGAAAAGTCCAAGGCAAAAGAGCCGCAGAAAATAGTCAAGGCAATAAGCAGATCTGCCGACTTTGATTGA
- a CDS encoding zinc-dependent dehydrogenase has translation MKAVFVKGHSAVSVDEIKAPEMASEGDVLVRMRACGLCGSDLEKVYGEYGMSSGRLGHEPAGEVVAVGKNAKGFAPGDRVFIHHHVPCYSCHYCLHGDYTMCPEYQKSNIAPCGLAEQFIVPEWNVSRGGLIKLPAGMTFDEASLVEPLACCIRAWNKCNFQRGDDIAVLGAGPAGLMHVILAKAFGAGRVFVSDINDFRLDFARKKYGVETFNSISTPDFAQKIKEQTGGRGVDIAVVATGSTKALLQSFDMTRRAGKIMLFGVPSKGSAVSYDMSKLYSNEHSLIPSYAASEVETNQAIKLIAEKRIEIASLITHRFDISDASEAIKCAHEAKDAMKVIVTTGNNI, from the coding sequence ATGAAGGCGGTTTTTGTCAAGGGCCACAGCGCTGTTTCAGTCGACGAGATAAAGGCTCCAGAGATGGCAAGCGAGGGCGACGTACTTGTGCGCATGCGCGCCTGCGGCCTCTGCGGCTCTGACTTGGAGAAGGTTTACGGGGAGTACGGCATGTCGTCTGGCAGGCTGGGTCATGAGCCGGCCGGCGAGGTAGTCGCAGTCGGCAAGAACGCCAAGGGCTTTGCGCCCGGCGACCGCGTGTTCATACACCACCACGTGCCATGCTACTCTTGTCATTACTGCCTGCACGGCGATTATACGATGTGCCCCGAGTACCAGAAAAGCAACATTGCACCCTGCGGCCTTGCAGAGCAGTTCATTGTGCCCGAGTGGAACGTGTCAAGGGGCGGCCTGATAAAACTGCCCGCAGGCATGACGTTTGACGAGGCGTCGCTTGTCGAGCCATTGGCATGCTGCATCAGGGCATGGAACAAGTGCAATTTCCAGCGCGGCGACGACATTGCGGTGCTTGGCGCCGGCCCTGCAGGGCTGATGCATGTCATCCTTGCAAAGGCGTTTGGCGCAGGCAGGGTGTTTGTATCTGACATCAATGATTTCAGGCTTGACTTTGCCAGGAAAAAGTACGGAGTAGAGACATTCAATTCCATTTCAACTCCCGACTTTGCCCAGAAGATCAAAGAGCAGACAGGGGGACGCGGGGTCGACATTGCAGTCGTGGCGACAGGAAGCACCAAGGCGCTGTTGCAGTCGTTTGACATGACGAGGCGGGCGGGCAAGATAATGCTGTTTGGCGTGCCTTCCAAGGGCTCGGCAGTGTCGTACGACATGAGCAAACTGTACTCTAACGAGCACTCGCTTATACCAAGCTATGCAGCGTCAGAAGTCGAGACAAACCAGGCGATAAAACTGATAGCAGAAAAGCGCATCGAAATCGCGTCGCTCATTACGCACCGCTTTGACATCAGCGACGCGTCTGAGGCGATAAAGTGCGCGCACGAAGCCAAGGACGCGATGAAGGTCATCGTGACCACGGGGAACAATATATAA
- a CDS encoding discoidin domain-containing protein, giving the protein MPDRGGISKRLVFLSVGAMLVLSLPAAAGAIPYASAAPACVALQVTKVSASGNDGNVPKNTIDGKLGTRWSNLGKGSWISMDLGGIVNVCYVDIAWYKGDTRQNTFVISHSPDGRTYIQDYSAKSSGTTASLQRYNFADVSARFVRITVNGNTENNWASITEIKVYGYVSGGTQDTIRPFVTIDQPADRSEIVTSSSTATTATVNIMGKASDSTSGVKLVEVRTDNNAYQPASPASPGDWSTWTNSRTLAVGNHEIAARATDNAGNQQVFTISVKVSQKPADTPSPPTTPPGPGPTPTKDRFGITKINPTAAGGMEWSSSWDNGHARTIGNAIDPDDKWFDAAHGEGRYAIDGKGTLTASGDFVRMYVHDPAKEREWSENLEITMYIKRISETRTVDYSGLQVFARTNHGTNGNEESNLCDDRGYGGLVNINGEWSFEKETAHHLDNGYAGAAGERPSGDLPKNTWVGFKYVLRNMDDNTKVKLELYRDTTGGANGGNWQKVTEFVDSGKNFGNGHGACRSGVNPALPLIHSFINSSSESKEPMLTVYARHEYGTMAYSDFTIREIDPLS; this is encoded by the coding sequence ATGCCGGACAGAGGAGGCATCAGCAAGCGACTTGTTTTTTTAAGTGTAGGCGCGATGCTGGTGCTCTCTCTGCCGGCAGCCGCAGGGGCGATTCCTTACGCAAGCGCAGCCCCGGCCTGCGTGGCGTTGCAGGTGACAAAAGTGTCTGCATCAGGAAATGACGGGAACGTGCCAAAAAACACCATTGACGGCAAGCTTGGTACAAGATGGTCAAACCTTGGCAAAGGCTCCTGGATATCAATGGACCTGGGAGGGATTGTAAACGTCTGCTATGTAGACATTGCCTGGTACAAGGGAGACACGAGGCAGAACACATTTGTAATATCGCATTCTCCTGACGGCAGGACCTACATCCAAGACTATTCTGCCAAAAGCTCGGGCACGACAGCCAGCCTTCAGAGATACAACTTTGCAGACGTCAGCGCAAGGTTCGTCAGGATTACGGTGAATGGCAACACAGAAAACAACTGGGCATCCATCACGGAAATCAAGGTGTACGGATATGTTTCAGGCGGTACGCAGGACACGATCAGGCCCTTTGTAACCATAGACCAGCCGGCAGACAGGAGCGAGATAGTCACGTCGTCTTCCACCGCCACCACTGCAACGGTCAACATCATGGGCAAGGCATCTGATTCTACCAGCGGGGTAAAGCTGGTCGAAGTCAGAACCGACAATAATGCGTACCAGCCTGCGTCGCCTGCCTCCCCGGGTGACTGGTCAACGTGGACTAATTCTCGTACACTGGCAGTTGGAAACCACGAAATAGCTGCACGCGCAACTGACAATGCAGGAAACCAGCAGGTATTTACCATTTCAGTAAAGGTTTCCCAAAAGCCGGCGGATACGCCGTCGCCACCGACAACACCACCAGGCCCAGGCCCCACACCGACCAAGGACAGGTTTGGCATTACAAAGATCAATCCAACCGCAGCCGGCGGAATGGAATGGTCTTCAAGCTGGGACAACGGGCACGCCAGAACTATTGGAAACGCGATAGACCCTGACGACAAGTGGTTCGATGCAGCACACGGGGAAGGAAGGTACGCCATCGACGGCAAGGGCACGCTGACAGCATCTGGAGACTTTGTACGGATGTACGTGCATGACCCTGCCAAGGAAAGGGAATGGTCAGAGAACCTGGAAATAACGATGTACATCAAGAGGATCAGTGAAACAAGGACCGTTGACTACTCTGGCCTCCAGGTGTTTGCCCGTACAAACCATGGCACAAACGGCAACGAAGAGTCAAACCTATGCGATGACCGTGGTTACGGCGGCCTCGTAAACATCAACGGCGAATGGTCTTTTGAAAAAGAGACTGCACACCACCTGGACAACGGCTATGCTGGCGCAGCAGGCGAAAGGCCTTCTGGCGACCTTCCAAAGAACACCTGGGTGGGCTTCAAGTACGTCCTTCGCAACATGGACGACAACACCAAGGTGAAGCTGGAGCTGTACCGCGACACAACGGGAGGAGCAAACGGAGGCAACTGGCAAAAGGTGACAGAGTTTGTTGACAGCGGCAAGAACTTTGGCAATGGCCACGGCGCGTGCAGGTCAGGCGTAAACCCTGCGCTGCCACTCATACACTCTTTCATAAACAGCAGCAGTGAATCAAAAGAGCCCATGCTTACCGTCTACGCAAGGCACGAATACGGAACTATGGCGTACTCGGACTTTACAATAAGAGAGATCGATCCTCTCTCCTAA
- a CDS encoding transcriptional regulator: protein MLLPSEIEAKSLIPAVRAILAKKLIKEYSLKEEDVARVLGITQAAVSNYVRGTRGDIELISKLEGIREVMRMIDDIARELSTNKAYTPSTLAKFVGLTNYMRYSLLICDVHHSIESNIDETVCEQCRGTLIREQ from the coding sequence ATGCTCCTTCCCTCAGAGATCGAAGCAAAGTCGCTCATTCCTGCAGTGAGGGCGATCCTTGCCAAGAAACTGATAAAAGAGTATTCACTCAAGGAGGAAGACGTCGCCAGGGTGCTTGGCATCACGCAGGCTGCGGTGAGCAACTATGTCAGGGGAACAAGGGGCGACATCGAACTCATCTCAAAACTGGAAGGCATCCGCGAGGTGATGCGCATGATCGACGACATTGCACGCGAACTTTCTACCAACAAGGCGTACACCCCTAGCACCCTTGCAAAGTTCGTCGGCCTGACAAACTACATGCGCTATTCGCTCCTCATATGCGACGTGCACCACAGCATCGAGTCGAACATTGACGAGACCGTTTGCGAGCAGTGCAGGGGCACACTCATTCGCGAGCAATAG